The proteins below are encoded in one region of Aequorivita iocasae:
- a CDS encoding efflux RND transporter permease subunit, with the protein MLNRSIKFLIENKLVAVLLLVLFITWGVVNAPFNWDTGFLPSNPVAVDAIPDIGENQQIVFTKWDGRSPQDIEDQITYPLTTSLLGIPGVKTIRSSSMFGFSSIYIIFEEDIEFYWSRSRILEKLNSLPNGLLPEGVNPALGPDATGLGQIFWYTLEGRDEKGNVTGGWDLHELRSIQDYYVKYALSSASGVSEVASIGGYVQEYQIDVNPELMRQYNIALNQVVKAVKESNKDIGAQALEINKAEYLVRGLGYVKSIEDIENAVVTSENYTSIKIKDIGKVSIGPATRRGILDKEGAEVVGAVVVARYGANPMEVINNVKKEINELSAGLPSKVLSDGRTSQVTIVPFYDRTELIQETLGTLNEALTLEILITILVIIIMVFNLRASVLISGLLPVAVLMVFIAMKLFGVDANIVALSGIAIAIGTMVDVGVILSENIIRHLDEDDGTLTINKVVYNATAEVSGAIVTAVMTTIISFLPVFTMIGAEGKLFRPLAFTKTFALTASIIVALFLIPPFAAFLFRKKSIKKTSGYLINSVLIVLGIVAIFFGYWLGLILIAFGVIRLLKLQGRVTEKRANLFNIYISAFAIVSMLAEYWRPLGVDRSIFWNLIFVGLICFGLLGIFTLFRQYYTRILRWALANKILFLSIPTLIVIAGFFIMKNTGKEFMPSLNEGSFLLMPTSMPHAGVEENKRVLQQLDMAVASIPEIKTVVGKSGRTESALDPAPLSMYENVIQYKSEYILNKKGNRQRYKVNDDGFFIRKDGSLVENPNYPLGSEKIENTRKEGKKVLITVDESSSNLIPDDDGEFFRNWRPEIKSPDDIWKEIVKVTKLPGVTSAPKLQPIETRLVMLQTGMRAPMGIKVKGQDLKQIEAFGIQLENILKQAEGVKTEAVFADRIVGKPYLLIDIDREKLARYGVTIEEVQNVLKVAVGGMSLTQTVEGRERYGVRVRYPRELRENPNDLKQIYVPVENGSPIPLGELATIRYEQGPQVIKSEDTFLVGYVLFDKLDGFAEVNVVENAQALIQEKIDSGELIVPKGINYAFTGTYENQLRAEKTLSVVVPLALVIIFLILYFQFRSVATSLMVFTGIAVAFAGGFVMIWLYGQGWFLNFNFFGENLRDLFQMHTINLSVAVWVGFIALFGIATDDGVVMATYLTQTFDKNTPETKQEIRASVVEAGEKRIRPCLMTTATTILALLPVLTSTGRGSDIMIPMAIPSFGGMLIALITLFVVPVLFSWKQEISAKKRNMYHENSLNTSIS; encoded by the coding sequence ATGCTGAACAGAAGTATTAAATTTTTGATTGAAAACAAATTGGTTGCCGTTCTCCTGTTGGTTCTTTTTATAACTTGGGGAGTAGTAAATGCCCCCTTCAATTGGGACACAGGTTTTTTGCCAAGTAACCCTGTAGCTGTTGATGCCATACCAGATATTGGCGAAAATCAGCAGATCGTCTTTACCAAATGGGATGGTCGTTCCCCACAAGATATAGAAGACCAAATCACTTATCCACTAACCACCTCCCTTCTCGGAATTCCAGGTGTTAAAACAATTCGTAGTTCTTCTATGTTTGGGTTTTCGAGCATTTATATCATTTTTGAAGAGGATATCGAATTTTATTGGAGCCGTAGTCGTATTCTCGAAAAACTAAACTCATTGCCAAATGGATTGCTTCCCGAAGGTGTAAATCCAGCTTTGGGTCCTGATGCTACTGGATTGGGGCAAATATTTTGGTACACCTTGGAAGGTCGTGATGAAAAAGGCAACGTTACCGGGGGATGGGATTTGCACGAATTACGGAGCATTCAGGATTACTATGTAAAATACGCTTTGTCATCTGCAAGTGGTGTTTCAGAAGTAGCCTCTATTGGTGGCTATGTTCAGGAATATCAAATTGATGTAAATCCCGAATTGATGCGTCAATACAATATTGCGTTGAACCAAGTTGTAAAAGCGGTAAAGGAGAGCAATAAAGATATTGGTGCACAGGCATTAGAAATAAATAAAGCTGAATATTTGGTACGTGGTTTGGGCTATGTTAAGTCTATTGAAGATATAGAAAATGCCGTAGTCACTTCTGAAAATTATACGTCAATCAAAATCAAGGATATTGGCAAAGTGTCTATAGGCCCAGCAACCCGTAGAGGAATTTTGGACAAAGAAGGTGCAGAAGTTGTGGGAGCGGTTGTAGTTGCACGATATGGTGCAAACCCAATGGAGGTAATCAACAATGTCAAGAAGGAAATAAATGAATTAAGTGCAGGATTGCCATCGAAAGTATTGAGTGATGGAAGAACCTCCCAAGTAACCATTGTTCCTTTTTATGACAGGACGGAACTCATTCAAGAAACTTTAGGAACACTTAACGAAGCATTGACCTTGGAAATACTCATTACCATTTTGGTCATCATTATTATGGTATTCAACCTTCGAGCTTCGGTACTCATTTCTGGACTTCTACCAGTCGCAGTTTTAATGGTATTTATAGCAATGAAACTCTTTGGCGTGGACGCTAATATTGTGGCGTTGTCAGGTATCGCTATCGCGATTGGTACAATGGTGGATGTGGGGGTTATACTTTCAGAAAATATTATCAGACATCTTGATGAAGACGACGGAACATTAACCATAAATAAAGTTGTTTATAACGCTACTGCTGAGGTTTCTGGGGCAATCGTAACGGCAGTAATGACCACCATTATTAGTTTCCTTCCTGTATTTACAATGATTGGTGCAGAAGGTAAATTGTTTAGACCATTGGCATTTACAAAAACATTTGCATTAACGGCATCCATAATTGTGGCATTATTTTTAATTCCACCATTTGCAGCATTCTTATTCAGAAAGAAAAGCATAAAAAAGACATCGGGATATCTAATTAACAGCGTTTTAATAGTTCTCGGTATCGTAGCAATATTTTTTGGTTATTGGTTAGGGTTGATCCTAATTGCGTTCGGTGTTATTAGGCTATTAAAACTACAAGGTAGAGTAACCGAAAAACGTGCGAATCTTTTCAATATATACATTTCCGCCTTTGCTATAGTATCCATGTTAGCCGAATACTGGAGACCTTTAGGCGTAGATAGAAGCATCTTTTGGAATCTTATTTTTGTTGGACTAATCTGCTTTGGACTATTAGGTATCTTTACCTTATTCAGACAATACTATACACGTATTTTAAGATGGGCTTTAGCCAATAAAATACTGTTCCTATCCATTCCAACCTTAATTGTCATTGCTGGTTTTTTCATTATGAAAAATACTGGAAAGGAATTTATGCCGTCATTAAACGAAGGTTCTTTCCTATTGATGCCAACTTCTATGCCACACGCAGGAGTGGAAGAAAACAAACGGGTTTTACAACAATTAGATATGGCCGTGGCCAGTATTCCAGAAATCAAAACGGTTGTGGGGAAATCAGGTAGGACAGAATCTGCTTTAGACCCAGCACCTTTGTCGATGTACGAAAATGTCATTCAGTATAAATCAGAATACATATTGAATAAGAAAGGAAATCGACAACGCTATAAAGTGAACGATGATGGTTTTTTTATACGAAAAGATGGTAGTTTGGTTGAAAACCCAAATTATCCACTTGGTTCTGAAAAAATTGAAAATACCCGAAAAGAGGGCAAAAAAGTTTTGATAACCGTTGATGAATCTTCCAGTAATCTAATTCCTGATGATGATGGCGAATTTTTCAGAAACTGGCGACCTGAAATAAAATCCCCCGATGATATCTGGAAAGAAATCGTAAAAGTAACCAAACTGCCAGGGGTTACATCCGCACCTAAATTGCAACCCATTGAAACCAGATTGGTAATGCTTCAAACAGGAATGCGAGCACCAATGGGAATTAAAGTAAAGGGGCAAGATTTAAAACAGATTGAAGCTTTTGGAATTCAATTGGAAAATATCTTGAAACAAGCCGAAGGTGTTAAAACCGAAGCAGTTTTTGCAGATAGAATAGTAGGAAAACCTTATCTATTAATTGATATCGATAGGGAGAAACTGGCACGGTATGGCGTAACAATTGAAGAAGTGCAAAATGTTCTCAAAGTAGCCGTAGGTGGAATGTCATTGACCCAAACCGTTGAAGGTCGTGAACGTTATGGGGTTCGTGTTCGCTATCCAAGAGAATTACGAGAAAATCCAAACGATTTAAAGCAGATATATGTGCCTGTTGAGAATGGTAGCCCCATTCCATTGGGCGAATTGGCAACCATTCGTTACGAACAGGGTCCACAGGTAATTAAAAGTGAAGATACTTTTTTAGTGGGCTATGTGCTGTTCGATAAACTGGATGGATTTGCAGAAGTAAATGTTGTTGAAAATGCCCAAGCTCTTATTCAAGAAAAGATAGATTCTGGTGAATTAATAGTGCCAAAAGGCATTAATTATGCCTTCACAGGAACCTATGAAAATCAATTAAGAGCAGAAAAAACCTTATCGGTAGTAGTGCCTTTAGCATTAGTCATTATCTTCTTAATTTTGTATTTCCAATTTAGGTCGGTAGCCACATCCTTAATGGTTTTTACAGGAATTGCAGTAGCATTTGCAGGTGGTTTTGTAATGATTTGGCTGTATGGACAAGGTTGGTTTTTAAACTTCAATTTTTTTGGAGAAAATTTACGAGACTTGTTCCAAATGCACACCATTAATTTGAGCGTTGCCGTTTGGGTCGGTTTTATTGCTTTGTTTGGTATTGCTACAGATGATGGCGTAGTAATGGCAACCTATCTGACACAAACTTTTGACAAAAATACACCTGAAACAAAGCAGGAAATAAGAGCCTCCGTAGTTGAAGCTGGAGAAAAACGTATTCGCCCTTGCTTAATGACCACTGCAACCACTATTTTGGCACTATTGCCAGTTCTAACATCCACCGGTCGAGGAAGCGATATCATGATTCCGATGGCGATACCTAGTTTTGGTGGGATGCTCATAGCCTTAATCACATTATTTGTTGTTCCTGTTTTGTTTAGTTGGAAACAAGAAATTTCCGCAAAAAAACGAAATATGTATCATGAAAATAGTCTTAACACATCAATATCATGA